TTGATGGTTTCAGCCCGGATAAACCCACGCTCAAAATCGCTATGGATCACGCCGGCAGCCTGGGGGGCTTTGGTCCCTTTGTTGATGGTCCATGCACGCGATTCTTTGGGGCCCGTTGTAAAAAACGTGATCAACCCCAGCAGGGCATATGCTGCGCGCACCAACCGATCCAGACCGGCTTCCGCTACACCCACATCTTTCAGGAATTCAGCCCGCTCTTCTGCATCCAATTCAACTATCTGCGCTTCCAACTCTGCTGATACGAGTACAACCTGTGCGTTGTCTGCTTCAGCGATGCTACGCAGGGCATCAACATATGCATTGCCTGAAGCAAGGTCCTCTTCGCTCACATTGGCTGCATAAAGCAGCGGCTTCCGGGTAAGCAAGAACAGGGAGCGCATCCAGGCTTCTTCTTCCTTTTTGACTTCAAACGAACGGGATGCTTTTCCTGCGTTAAGGTGCGCTTCCACACGTTCATAAAAGGCCAATTCTTCCTTGGCTTTCTTGTCGCCTGTTTTGGTTTGCTTGCGTGTTTTGTCGATGCGCTTTTCGAGCGACTCCATGTCTTTGAGCAACAACTCGGTATCAATCACCTCGATGTCGCGGGCAGGATCAACAGAGCCTTCGACGTGCACAATGTTTTCATCGTCAAAACAACGCACCACATGCACGATGGCGTCTACTTCACGAATATGAGACAGGAACTGATTGCCCAGCCCCTCGCCTTTGGAAGCACCGGCAACGAGGCCGGCGATGTCCACAAACTCAATGGTTGTGGGTAGCACTTTAACCGAAGTAGAAATGGACGCCAACCGATCGAGGCGCACATCAGGTACAGAGACAATTCCAACGTTAGGTTCAATTGTGCAGAACGGGTAGTTGGCAGACTCAGCACCCGCTTCACTCAATGCATTAAAGAGCGTAGATTTGCCGACATTGGGCAATCCTACAATCCCGCAACGCAAAGCCATAGTGGTATACAGATTAGGTGGAAAGAAAAACCTAGCAGCCTATCTCATTTGATAGATAAAGTTCCAGCGATGCCCAAAGGCTCAACCAATGTAACTGACCGTCACAAATTCGCGCTCTGGCAAAATCACGGCGCAAAGGCGCCCCATGCCGGGATACATGTAATACACGCAGCCGGTATCAATGCTGATGAGCTGGGGTTGGTTGATGGGCTCGGGGTGGGGGGTATGGCCACAGATGACAGGTTTTTCCCAGGCCAGGAATCGGGCAGAATAATGGCCACGATCCCACAAAAACGTTTTTTCAGATGGTTCGGCAAGGTTCTGTGCAATGGTTAACTCTGGCTGTAAGCCGGCATGCACAAAAAAGTAGGATGGTGAGTCGAGGTACAACTCTGTATTCCGAATAAAGGCGACATGTTCAGGAGGAATCACGATCTGATCGTTCTCATCCCTGTAACTCTTGAGCGTCTGCACCCCGCCGTTTAGTCGCCAAACTTCCTCGTCCTGACGCAAGCCATCCAGATAATTCAGAAAGAATACTTCGTGGTTGCCCCGTAGAAATGTACAATTGTGCGTCTTCCGTAATTCCAAAAGCCGGTCAATTACGCCTTTCGAATCCGGGCCACGGTCAATATAATCCCCGACAAAAACCAGGTGGTCGTCCGCAGACGGGCTCAAACGCTCGAGCAACTCGTCGAGCGACTTGGCACAACCATGAATGTCTCCTATTGCAATAATGCTCATCTAAAAAGCTTTCCTATGCTCCTGGGAAAATGCAAGTCCAACGATAGCTTATGCTGAGCATCAGGATTCTATCCTGCTTTGAATGGTTTCAATGCCTACGAGGCCGCGCCCCGATTTTTTCAGACGTCCTTCTTTCTGCAAGTCAATCAGAACTGCATCCAGTATACCATTAATAAATTTGCCACTCCTTGAGGTGCTGTACTTTTTAGCCACTTCGATGGCTTCATTGATGGATACTTTTGGGGGGATATCTTCAAAAGAGAGAAATTCGCAAATCGCCATAACCAGTAAAAGACGATCTATCAGGGCAATCCGCGTTATCTCCCAATTCTGGGTATGATTACCAATGATTTCGTCAGCTACGTCGTTAAAATCCAGAGATTTCAAGAACAGGCTCTTCGCAAACTCAAAGTTAGCGTCGTTGTCTGCCAGGTCGGGTTTTAGAATAGTATTGATAAAATGTTGTGGTTCTCCGCCTGCCAGCTTATGCGCATAAAGCGCCTGCATAACACGCTCTCTCACAATTCTACGACTGCTCATACCGCGTGACATCATCATCAAAGAAAAGTTTGCGAGGTAGCCTAAGCACTTGCAAGTGCAAGAGATAGACCTGACCGGGAGGTGGAGGACGTAACATAAATTCCGCTTTACTATTCGTCAAGCAGAAATAGGTTCTCAGAAAAAAATCAGATTCATTGCTTGTTCGAATAGCTTCTGCGTTTTTCTGATCCCTTGAAGGTATGCCCTTGCCCCCCTGCGTGTCAAGTAAGTCAACCCGTTGCTACCAAAAGTTTTGGCTCCTCCAGCCATATACCGAAAGTGCAAAGGGGTGTCGCTCTTTTTCTTTACGCACGCGCTTTTGTATTGCCCCAACCAGTCATGCCTGCAGCCACACCTTTACTCTGGCCGGCTCTGTGTTTGATCGCAGGGATCTGGGCAGGCTTCCGTGTTAACCCGGCGGCCCTGCCTTATTGCATCACCGCAGTGCTTTTGCTCTTTCTCCTGCTGGTGATAAATGGCTGGCGCCGCAGTAAGCCGTTTTCACTGGCCCTGCTGCAACAAACGGTACTACTCTGGCTACTGGTAGGCGGTATTGGTGTCTTGCGGGCTGTGCATACAACGCATAAAAATGTGCAGTCTGCTGCGCTGCTCTCGCAAGCGTCTGACCAGGAAGTTTTTATCCTGGGCCATGTGCAGACCATACAGCGTACGGGGAGATTTACCATCATCGCGCGCCGGCTCTATGTCCCATCAAAACCCACGGCGATCCATAGCAAGCTCCAGGTAGTGATCGAAGCGCCCAATGTGACGGTCTCGGCTGGTCAGCACCTGATACTCCGAGGTTTTGTGCAACAACCAGCTGGCGCGCGAAATCCCGGTGCATTTGATTACCGCGCATACCTCGTGCAGCAAAATATTACCCACGTCTTTCATGCCAACAAGTACGCGCCCCTGCCTATATCCACAACGCGTAAATGGACAACCTTAGTCGGACGACTGCAACAACACCTGACCGCCTACTTGCATCGATACATCGAGGACGAGGCTGTACGCGCCGTCTTGTTTGCATTGCTTCTGGGCGATTCATCAGCGCTCCCAGCTGAAACACGGGATGAATTCCAGCAAACGGGTCTTATGCACTTGCTTGCCGTATCCGGGCTCCATGTTATGCTGGTTGGCATGGTTGTCTATGAATGCTTGCAGCCAATTTGTCTTCGCATGGGATGCTCATGGCGCGCGATGATGATGATTCGCATGTGTGTTGTTACAGCAGTGCTGATGGTTTACTTATTGATTACAGGAGCAAAGCCTCCCGTTGTACGGGCCGTGTTTATGACTACGTTGATGATGGCAGGACAGCAGATTCAGCGGCCAACATCGTCGATAAATCTGCTCAGTTTTGCAGCCATCATTTTGCTTTTGATCAAGCCATCACATCTGTTCAGCGCCGGCTTTCAGCTCTCGTTTGCAGCGGTGCTAGGTATTCTCCTGTTTACCCCGCACTTCAAACGACTACTTCCCCCAAGATACACCAGGTCATTTGTGTCCAGGTATGCAGCAGAAAGTATACTGGTATCTGTCAGCGCAAGCCTGGCGACATTGCCCGTCTTGCTATATCACTTTTCCTACGTCCCAATCTCAGGCATTGTGCTCAATTTGGCCGCGCTGCCGCTCACAGCAGCAACGCTCAGCGCCGGCATTTGCATGCTCCTTGCAGCTGCAATTTACCCGCCGCTGGCTGTACTCCTGAGTTACACCGTCACATGGAGTACGCAATGTTTGCTAACGGTTGTCAACAAAGGTGCACAAGTTGCCTTTTCCATCGCACCAGGTACACCTGATGTCCCACTGCTTGTATTCCTCGTGGTATGCCTGTTACTGCTTCCACGTTTGCTTTCTCACATTTATCGCTGGCGCGCTGTTGCAGTGCTGGGTATTGCGGTTAATCTGCTCCTATGGACTGGTCTTATCGCTGGAAAAAATCAGCCACGCCTCACGGTAACATTTTTTGATGTTGGTCATGGGGATGCCAGCCTGATTTCATTTCCCAACAATAAACACATGCTTGTGGATACCGGTGGCTTTATCAAGGAGACACCGATAGTCGAGCGCGTACTTTTACCGTACCTGCGCGTTGCCGGCATCAACACACTCGATGCCGTATTGCTATCTCACCCGCACCAGGACCACGCCGGCGGTCTGCCGGCACTGCTAAGCGCAATTCCTGTGAACCGCGTGCTCACAGCACCTGATACGTCTTTCATTCGCTACCTGTCAGCGTTACAACCCGGAATGCATCAGACCATCCTTGCCGGCGACACCCTCCTCCTCGATCATACCGCCCGCATCAGTATCCTTGCGCCTGACGCTAAGCTAAACACCCATGTAAATCCTAACGTACGCAGTCTATTCTTTCAATTGCAGTATGGTAATACCGGTGTGCTTTTTACCGGCGATGCAACTGCAGTAACCGAGCAGTTTGTTATACAGCACTTTCCTGCATTCCTACATGGGCATATAGTGAAAGTCCCACACCATGGTTCAGAAACGAGCAGTACCCGGGCATTATTGGAAACCCTGAAAAAGAAAGAAGAACCTCCCAGCATCGCGGTGATCAGTACTGCCGCACAACACCGCTATGGTTTACCCGATGAGGTTGTGGTCAGGCGCTGGATGGATGTAGGTGCACAGATCCACAACACAGCTACAGACGGTGCTTTGGTGATCACAAGTGATGGTACACAGATGACGGTTCTGTCCTATTAGCTTTTCAGGACCTAGCGCTCAAGGAACAGTACAAACCGTCCATCTTCGACAAGGGATGCGGTTGTTGAACCAAAGGCCATCCGCTTCATGCGTGACACGGAGTGGGCGCCGGCGATAATAAGTTCTGCTGCTTGTTGTTCAGCGTAGTTCAGAATGTGTTCGATCGGTTTGTTGCCATACAAACATACCCGCTCTGTTTTAAACCCGTGCCGTTGTAGAAACTCGCCGGCGTGGATTGTCAACATTTCTGAAGCAGCATGATCGTTTTTGCTGCTAATGCTAACAATATGGACGGTTATATCGCGGCCAAATGGGGCCATTTGTGCAAAGCGCTGCATGGCGC
The sequence above is drawn from the Bacteroidota bacterium genome and encodes:
- the ychF gene encoding redox-regulated ATPase YchF, which translates into the protein MALRCGIVGLPNVGKSTLFNALSEAGAESANYPFCTIEPNVGIVSVPDVRLDRLASISTSVKVLPTTIEFVDIAGLVAGASKGEGLGNQFLSHIREVDAIVHVVRCFDDENIVHVEGSVDPARDIEVIDTELLLKDMESLEKRIDKTRKQTKTGDKKAKEELAFYERVEAHLNAGKASRSFEVKKEEEAWMRSLFLLTRKPLLYAANVSEEDLASGNAYVDALRSIAEADNAQVVLVSAELEAQIVELDAEERAEFLKDVGVAEAGLDRLVRAAYALLGLITFFTTGPKESRAWTINKGTKAPQAAGVIHSDFERGFIRAETIKYDDFDRLASEAAARDAGLMRSEGKEYVVEDGDVMLFRFNV
- a CDS encoding metallophosphoesterase family protein — its product is MSIIAIGDIHGCAKSLDELLERLSPSADDHLVFVGDYIDRGPDSKGVIDRLLELRKTHNCTFLRGNHEVFFLNYLDGLRQDEEVWRLNGGVQTLKSYRDENDQIVIPPEHVAFIRNTELYLDSPSYFFVHAGLQPELTIAQNLAEPSEKTFLWDRGHYSARFLAWEKPVICGHTPHPEPINQPQLISIDTGCVYYMYPGMGRLCAVILPEREFVTVSYIG
- the nusB gene encoding transcription antitermination factor NusB: MSSRRIVRERVMQALYAHKLAGGEPQHFINTILKPDLADNDANFEFAKSLFLKSLDFNDVADEIIGNHTQNWEITRIALIDRLLLVMAICEFLSFEDIPPKVSINEAIEVAKKYSTSRSGKFINGILDAVLIDLQKEGRLKKSGRGLVGIETIQSRIES
- a CDS encoding DNA internalization-related competence protein ComEC/Rec2 — encoded protein: MPAATPLLWPALCLIAGIWAGFRVNPAALPYCITAVLLLFLLLVINGWRRSKPFSLALLQQTVLLWLLVGGIGVLRAVHTTHKNVQSAALLSQASDQEVFILGHVQTIQRTGRFTIIARRLYVPSKPTAIHSKLQVVIEAPNVTVSAGQHLILRGFVQQPAGARNPGAFDYRAYLVQQNITHVFHANKYAPLPISTTRKWTTLVGRLQQHLTAYLHRYIEDEAVRAVLFALLLGDSSALPAETRDEFQQTGLMHLLAVSGLHVMLVGMVVYECLQPICLRMGCSWRAMMMIRMCVVTAVLMVYLLITGAKPPVVRAVFMTTLMMAGQQIQRPTSSINLLSFAAIILLLIKPSHLFSAGFQLSFAAVLGILLFTPHFKRLLPPRYTRSFVSRYAAESILVSVSASLATLPVLLYHFSYVPISGIVLNLAALPLTAATLSAGICMLLAAAIYPPLAVLLSYTVTWSTQCLLTVVNKGAQVAFSIAPGTPDVPLLVFLVVCLLLLPRLLSHIYRWRAVAVLGIAVNLLLWTGLIAGKNQPRLTVTFFDVGHGDASLISFPNNKHMLVDTGGFIKETPIVERVLLPYLRVAGINTLDAVLLSHPHQDHAGGLPALLSAIPVNRVLTAPDTSFIRYLSALQPGMHQTILAGDTLLLDHTARISILAPDAKLNTHVNPNVRSLFFQLQYGNTGVLFTGDATAVTEQFVIQHFPAFLHGHIVKVPHHGSETSSTRALLETLKKKEEPPSIAVISTAAQHRYGLPDEVVVRRWMDVGAQIHNTATDGALVITSDGTQMTVLSY